Proteins encoded together in one Rossellomorea sp. y25 window:
- a CDS encoding ABC transporter substrate-binding protein gives MKFKVLSFVLVLMVVLAGCSSSDTAGGETTEIDFWFPVAVGGDVAKIVDGFVADFEKENPDIKVNAKYGGSYAETMTQVMASAQAGNSPELAVLFSIDLFTLLENDLIEELTPMFDQGYLNDFYDGFMANSSIDDKVYSLPFQRSTIVLYYNKDAFKEAGLDPEAPPENWDQLVEYGKKLTKNGGKDQWGLEIPSTGYQYWMFQALALQTGDNIMSQDGKEVHFNAPYSKEAMEFWLSLGKEHKIMPEGVIEWATVPSDFLSGKTAMMYHTTGNLTNVKNNADFDFGVSFLPANNEYGSPTGGGNIYLFKDLPKENKEAAIKFMKFLTEPERVAQWSIDTGYVATTESAYETDLLKKYVEEFPPALVAREQLEYAESELATYQNGEVQKIFNDHIQSILTGQSPVEEGLENAQEKAEKVLEPFQE, from the coding sequence ATGAAGTTCAAGGTTTTATCATTCGTTTTAGTGTTGATGGTTGTTCTTGCCGGGTGCAGCAGCAGTGATACCGCCGGGGGTGAAACGACGGAAATCGATTTCTGGTTCCCGGTAGCGGTTGGCGGGGATGTTGCGAAGATCGTTGATGGGTTTGTGGCGGATTTTGAAAAAGAGAATCCTGACATCAAGGTGAATGCGAAATATGGCGGCAGTTATGCTGAAACGATGACCCAAGTCATGGCATCTGCTCAAGCTGGAAATTCACCTGAGCTTGCCGTCTTATTCTCCATCGATTTGTTCACATTGCTTGAGAATGATCTGATTGAAGAATTGACTCCGATGTTTGATCAAGGGTATTTGAATGATTTCTATGATGGATTCATGGCGAACTCTTCCATCGATGATAAGGTGTACAGTTTGCCATTCCAGCGCAGTACCATCGTCCTTTATTATAACAAGGACGCCTTCAAAGAAGCAGGGCTGGATCCGGAAGCTCCACCTGAAAACTGGGATCAGCTGGTGGAATACGGGAAGAAGCTGACGAAAAATGGAGGAAAGGACCAGTGGGGACTTGAAATTCCAAGTACCGGTTACCAGTACTGGATGTTCCAGGCTTTAGCGCTTCAGACTGGAGACAACATCATGTCTCAAGATGGTAAGGAAGTACATTTCAATGCACCATACTCAAAAGAAGCGATGGAATTCTGGTTATCCCTTGGAAAGGAACATAAAATCATGCCGGAGGGTGTCATTGAATGGGCGACGGTTCCTTCTGACTTCCTGAGTGGAAAAACGGCGATGATGTATCATACGACAGGTAACCTGACGAATGTGAAGAACAATGCGGACTTTGATTTCGGTGTGTCCTTCCTGCCGGCGAACAATGAGTATGGTTCCCCTACTGGAGGAGGAAACATCTACTTGTTCAAAGATCTTCCAAAAGAGAATAAGGAAGCTGCAATCAAGTTCATGAAGTTTCTTACAGAGCCTGAGCGTGTTGCTCAGTGGTCGATCGATACAGGATATGTAGCCACAACCGAATCAGCTTATGAAACTGATTTATTGAAAAAGTATGTAGAGGAATTCCCTCCTGCACTGGTTGCCCGCGAGCAGCTTGAGTATGCAGAAAGTGAACTCGCAACCTATCAAAATGGTGAAGTGCAGAAAATCTTCAATGACCATATTCAATCGATCCTGACGGGTCAAAGCCCGGTTGAAGAAGGGTTGGAAAACGCACAAGAGAAAGCAGAAAAAGTGTTGGAGCCTTTCCAGGAATAA
- a CDS encoding spore germination protein, which produces MPKIEMCLKENIEHIRNTFHDTSDLIVRNLKSGCEGSLEMNIVYLDGIIDTDVIQDYVVKPLLEPFETEGLNESLIDQIMERIVESADVKTTTQYQELTNGIVQGSTVLLIDGFPEGIIIPSPKWAERSVEASIGERSVRGPQIGLTEKIKTNINLIRGSLKTPDLCVETVEIGTNSPTSVSILYIDGTVDNGILKEVKKRIHSLTVKYVLSERVVEEVLEGKPKTFFSRLRHSERIDGAVSSLFEGRVVVMVDGYPFAIIAPALFIDFIQAPDDYHISMGRFTSRIIRFIAFLLGIYLPAVYIALANFHKDDIPTKISKAIISDDEILPTFWEIAILLFLVRILVDVSFRLPQSAVILVSLIGTIVIGETAVTAKLIHPVSLIVIGITALSSFLGANRGLVGPDATLRIVFLLTANFFGFNGIIIGTTILMLYMVSLKSLGVPYLSPIIPFKMQELKDTFYREDLQRLTNSKHTYTKDGD; this is translated from the coding sequence ATGCCTAAAATAGAAATGTGCCTAAAAGAAAATATAGAACATATAAGGAATACCTTTCACGACACATCTGACCTTATCGTAAGAAATTTAAAGTCTGGCTGCGAAGGTTCCCTTGAAATGAATATTGTCTATTTGGACGGAATTATCGATACGGATGTTATTCAGGATTATGTGGTCAAGCCGTTATTAGAACCATTTGAGACTGAAGGTTTGAATGAATCACTCATCGATCAAATCATGGAAAGAATAGTTGAATCGGCAGATGTGAAAACGACTACTCAGTATCAAGAATTGACCAATGGCATCGTACAAGGAAGTACTGTCTTATTAATTGACGGGTTTCCAGAAGGCATCATAATACCATCTCCTAAGTGGGCAGAAAGAAGCGTCGAAGCGTCAATTGGAGAACGTTCAGTAAGAGGTCCACAAATTGGATTAACAGAAAAGATAAAAACAAATATCAATTTGATAAGAGGTTCATTAAAAACGCCGGATTTGTGTGTGGAAACAGTAGAAATTGGCACCAATTCACCAACATCTGTTTCCATCTTATATATAGATGGTACTGTCGATAACGGGATATTAAAAGAAGTCAAAAAGAGGATACATAGCCTTACCGTAAAGTACGTCCTGAGTGAAAGAGTAGTAGAGGAAGTACTAGAAGGAAAGCCAAAAACATTTTTTTCCCGGCTAAGACATTCAGAACGAATTGACGGGGCAGTTTCATCCTTATTTGAAGGAAGAGTGGTAGTGATGGTGGACGGGTACCCTTTCGCCATCATTGCTCCTGCTTTATTTATTGATTTTATTCAGGCACCCGATGATTACCACATATCAATGGGCAGATTCACCAGCCGAATCATCCGTTTTATCGCCTTTCTATTAGGAATATACCTGCCAGCGGTTTACATAGCATTAGCAAATTTTCATAAAGATGACATACCCACCAAGATTTCAAAAGCTATCATTTCTGACGATGAGATATTGCCAACCTTTTGGGAAATCGCCATTCTTTTATTCTTGGTCAGAATATTAGTAGACGTTTCGTTTCGTCTTCCGCAAAGTGCAGTCATATTGGTGTCTTTAATCGGGACCATCGTCATTGGCGAAACGGCGGTCACCGCCAAATTAATCCACCCCGTCAGTCTGATCGTCATAGGGATAACCGCTCTTTCCAGTTTCTTGGGAGCAAACAGAGGACTGGTGGGACCTGATGCCACCTTAAGGATAGTATTTTTATTAACGGCTAACTTTTTTGGTTTTAATGGAATCATCATTGGGACAACCATTCTAATGTTGTATATGGTGAGTCTGAAATCGCTCGGTGTTCCTTATCTTTCTCCTATCATTCCTTTTAAGATGCAGGAATTAAAGGATACGTTTTATCGAGAAGATTTACAGAGGCTTACTAATAGCAAGCATACTTATACTAAGGATGGTGATTGA
- a CDS encoding MgtC/SapB family protein, translating to MLHYINGLADFFWQHDIYFRIVVSAVLGFVIGWDRSAKNKPAGLKTYTYVSVACTLITIVSIEGAEMLSQPDSGKMMDPFRLAAQIVSGLGFLGAGVILKDGLRVKGLTSAAMIFYVGGVGIGIGAGFYSIVIFATLVTFIMTRVGNFFEEREIKAMSLPKMRKKNEEKDER from the coding sequence ATGCTACATTACATAAATGGACTAGCGGACTTTTTCTGGCAGCATGATATTTATTTCCGGATCGTAGTGAGTGCGGTATTGGGATTCGTCATCGGATGGGACCGATCAGCGAAGAACAAGCCCGCTGGATTAAAAACATATACGTATGTGTCAGTGGCATGTACGTTGATCACGATCGTATCGATTGAAGGCGCAGAGATGCTCAGTCAGCCGGATAGCGGAAAAATGATGGATCCCTTCCGTCTGGCTGCCCAGATCGTATCAGGGCTCGGGTTTCTAGGTGCAGGCGTGATCCTGAAAGATGGACTGCGGGTGAAGGGACTCACTTCCGCTGCGATGATCTTCTACGTGGGGGGTGTCGGAATCGGAATTGGAGCAGGGTTTTATTCGATTGTCATCTTCGCCACCCTCGTCACTTTCATCATGACGAGGGTTGGAAATTTCTTTGAAGAACGGGAGATCAAAGCCATGAGCCTGCCGAAGATGCGGAAGAAAAACGAGGAAAAAGATGAGAGATGA
- a CDS encoding GNAT family N-acetyltransferase — protein sequence MNDVTNIQCENITDDIIQEYQQKGYKMVFQEYVMEHSLTDFPKIEAPFPLIFKSWSPSLKERFYEVYEASFKHRPGFPGWPREKWVEWISSGSDFLAERSYIATVNDQAVGFIATDQETDTTGYIIQVGVIPEWRGKGVAAVLICKCLEDLRHDGMKSAALHVNQNNPGAIKLYERIGFKTVRKRGTFGLIS from the coding sequence ATGAACGACGTGACGAACATTCAATGTGAAAACATAACAGATGATATCATTCAGGAATACCAACAAAAGGGCTATAAGATGGTATTCCAAGAATATGTGATGGAACACTCCTTAACTGATTTCCCCAAAATCGAAGCACCTTTTCCTTTGATTTTCAAAAGTTGGTCACCATCATTGAAAGAACGATTTTATGAAGTTTACGAGGCTTCATTTAAGCACCGACCCGGTTTTCCCGGATGGCCGAGGGAGAAGTGGGTGGAGTGGATATCGTCCGGTTCTGATTTTCTAGCGGAACGGTCCTATATCGCGACTGTCAATGACCAGGCGGTAGGGTTCATTGCGACCGATCAGGAGACTGATACAACCGGGTATATCATTCAAGTGGGTGTAATTCCGGAGTGGCGGGGAAAAGGGGTCGCTGCTGTATTGATTTGCAAATGCTTAGAAGACCTCCGTCATGATGGAATGAAATCCGCCGCCCTTCACGTGAATCAAAACAATCCCGGAGCCATAAAGCTTTATGAACGTATAGGATTCAAGACTGTGCGGAAAAGAGGCACGTTTGGATTGATATCTTAG
- a CDS encoding DUF2087 domain-containing protein, translating into MELSNLFWSASLEEMKRGFIEEEDSFICLMCGEIIEKGMVYPYEDKFYLAEKYMGVHIERTHLSVFDYLIGMDKKLTGLTDHQKRLLTLFYQGKNDKEIKEELDIGSASTIRHHRFALKEKERQAKTFLAMMELLKEKDDNAPTFVPVHKTATMVDERYNITQTEQEQIVKKYFSDGALTKFPPKEKQRLVILREISKQLKKNDMYDEKELNHVLKDIYDDYVLIRRYLIEYGFIDRKSDGSKYWLKK; encoded by the coding sequence ATGGAGCTTTCCAACTTGTTTTGGAGTGCCTCTTTGGAAGAAATGAAAAGAGGTTTTATAGAAGAAGAAGATTCCTTTATTTGTCTTATGTGCGGAGAGATCATTGAAAAAGGCATGGTCTATCCTTACGAAGATAAATTTTACCTCGCTGAAAAATATATGGGCGTTCATATTGAACGTACGCACCTATCTGTATTCGATTATTTAATTGGAATGGATAAAAAGCTCACGGGTCTTACCGATCACCAAAAACGTTTATTGACCCTCTTTTATCAAGGGAAAAATGACAAAGAAATCAAGGAAGAATTGGATATCGGAAGTGCGTCCACTATCCGCCATCACCGGTTTGCATTAAAAGAAAAGGAGCGTCAGGCCAAGACTTTCCTGGCGATGATGGAATTGCTGAAAGAAAAAGACGATAATGCCCCGACGTTTGTCCCTGTTCATAAGACAGCCACCATGGTGGACGAACGGTACAATATTACACAGACCGAACAGGAGCAGATCGTGAAAAAGTACTTCTCTGACGGGGCATTGACGAAATTCCCCCCAAAGGAAAAGCAAAGGCTGGTCATTCTTCGTGAGATTTCGAAACAGTTGAAGAAAAACGATATGTACGATGAAAAGGAATTAAATCATGTATTAAAAGACATTTATGACGATTATGTGCTCATCAGAAGATATCTCATTGAATATGGGTTTATAGACCGTAAATCCGACGGAAGCAAGTACTGGTTAAAGAAGTAA
- a CDS encoding GIY-YIG nuclease family protein: MDRKRELKQQYKETPIEAGVFQIVNQQNNKIYIGSTKNLKTLNGIKFMLENNGFTTSKGLQTEWNQYGKDAFAFELLEKLKKNDDPFVTEKEALEELEEKWLEKLQPYGERGYNQK, encoded by the coding sequence ATGGATCGTAAAAGAGAGTTAAAACAACAATATAAAGAAACACCGATTGAAGCAGGTGTCTTTCAAATCGTAAATCAGCAAAACAATAAAATCTATATCGGAAGCACAAAAAACTTGAAGACCCTGAACGGAATCAAGTTCATGCTTGAAAACAATGGATTCACCACCAGCAAAGGGTTACAAACCGAATGGAACCAGTACGGGAAAGACGCTTTTGCATTCGAGCTGTTGGAAAAACTGAAAAAGAATGATGATCCATTTGTGACTGAAAAAGAAGCTCTGGAGGAGTTGGAGGAAAAGTGGTTGGAGAAACTGCAGCCGTATGGAGAACGAGGGTATAATCAGAAGTAG
- the ileS gene encoding isoleucine--tRNA ligase has translation MKKVNVNEKSVEREQRIQDFWNSNHIFEKSVTNREGHKSFVFYEGPPTANGLPHAGHVLGRVIKDFVARYQTMRGYQVKRKAGWDTHGLPVELGVEKKIGVSGKQEIEEYGVEKFIEECKKSVFDYERQWRTFTEAIGYWVDMDDPYVTLQNDYIESVWHILSKIHEKGLLYQGHRVTPYCPSCQTSLSSHEVAQGYKDVKDLSATAKFKVEGKEHEYFLGWTTTPWTLPANVALAVHEDVDYVKAKRGEETYILAKYLVNDVLGDDFELVSEHKGCEFVGVSYQPPFNNLTLDRGHEVISASFVTDDSGTGIVHLAPAHGEDDYNAIKESGLDFVNIVDEKGCYTRDFKPLEGEFTKDSDVKIIKMLADSHLLFSKEKYEHSYPHCWRCDSPLLYYAMEGWFIKTTAVKETILKNNQSVEWYPDHMKEGRFGKFLENMVDWNLGRNRYWGTPLNVWVCGGCDYQFVPGSVQELKEHAKRGWRDNLELHKPYVDEVIVECPSCSHEMNRTKEVIDVWFDSGSMPFAQYHYPFENKELFHQQFPADVIAEGVDQTRGWFYSLLTVSSLFTGKAPYKRVLSLGHILDEDGRKMSKSKGNVINPMDLVEKFGADALRWALLADSAPWNNKRFSENVVGQAKSKLVDTLNNVHSFYTLYAVIDGFEPHKHEAGTPSLLDQWMLSRLNSVIRNVTDHLDQYDFTAGARELSILVDQVSNWYIRRSRERFWSEGLNEDKLAAFHTLNRVLVSVSRLLAPFTPFIAEDIHINLTNESVHLADFPKVNQEDINPALETEMDRVLQVVELARSARNTTNIKTKQPLSRLTIVGAKNDTELLRKYEYIIQDEINVKNVQLQDQAGDSVQYELKLNFPTAGPKLGKLVGLVQKHLQSLDHEEASKVVEQGYLDFESPTGEKVSVEKDDLIVHQKTHQGLEMVSNSTFSVFLDTTITEDLRKEGKARELVRAVQQYRKELNLSVEQRVHLVLDVNDSMKEVVEKFEDLLQGSLLIKSMTFEKLESMKTVEIDGDSIGIFVGV, from the coding sequence ATGAAAAAGGTGAATGTAAACGAAAAGTCGGTCGAAAGAGAGCAGCGGATCCAGGATTTCTGGAATTCGAATCATATTTTTGAAAAGTCAGTGACAAACCGTGAAGGGCATAAGTCGTTCGTCTTCTATGAAGGACCTCCGACTGCCAATGGGCTTCCACATGCCGGTCACGTCCTGGGGCGTGTGATCAAAGATTTTGTCGCAAGGTATCAGACCATGCGTGGATATCAAGTCAAACGTAAGGCAGGCTGGGACACACACGGTCTCCCGGTGGAATTGGGCGTCGAAAAGAAAATCGGCGTGTCCGGTAAACAAGAAATCGAGGAATACGGTGTTGAGAAATTCATTGAAGAATGTAAAAAGAGTGTTTTCGATTATGAGAGGCAGTGGCGCACCTTTACGGAGGCAATCGGATACTGGGTGGATATGGATGATCCCTATGTAACCCTTCAAAATGATTATATCGAAAGTGTCTGGCACATCCTTTCGAAGATCCATGAGAAAGGTTTGCTCTATCAAGGGCATCGGGTAACCCCATATTGCCCGAGCTGTCAAACGTCCCTCAGTTCCCATGAGGTAGCTCAAGGATATAAGGATGTAAAAGATTTATCCGCGACAGCTAAATTCAAGGTGGAAGGGAAAGAGCATGAATACTTTCTGGGCTGGACGACAACACCTTGGACGCTACCTGCCAATGTGGCGCTCGCCGTCCATGAAGACGTGGATTACGTGAAAGCCAAACGGGGTGAAGAGACGTATATCCTGGCAAAGTACCTTGTGAACGATGTGTTGGGAGACGACTTCGAGTTGGTCAGTGAGCATAAAGGGTGCGAATTTGTAGGGGTTTCGTATCAGCCGCCGTTCAACAATCTCACGCTCGACCGCGGGCATGAAGTGATTTCGGCATCGTTTGTGACCGATGACAGCGGAACCGGGATTGTTCACCTGGCTCCCGCTCACGGTGAAGATGATTACAATGCCATCAAAGAAAGTGGATTGGATTTTGTCAATATCGTGGATGAGAAGGGTTGTTACACCAGAGATTTCAAGCCTCTAGAAGGAGAATTCACAAAGGACAGCGACGTGAAGATCATCAAAATGCTCGCGGATAGCCACCTTCTCTTTTCCAAGGAGAAGTATGAACACAGCTATCCACACTGCTGGCGCTGTGACTCACCACTTCTCTATTACGCAATGGAAGGCTGGTTCATCAAGACAACGGCCGTAAAAGAGACCATCTTAAAGAACAACCAATCCGTCGAGTGGTATCCGGATCATATGAAAGAAGGAAGGTTTGGGAAATTCCTTGAAAATATGGTGGATTGGAACCTGGGGAGGAACCGTTACTGGGGGACTCCGCTGAACGTCTGGGTTTGCGGGGGCTGTGACTATCAGTTCGTCCCTGGAAGCGTTCAGGAGCTGAAAGAACATGCGAAAAGGGGTTGGAGGGACAATCTTGAACTTCATAAACCATATGTCGATGAAGTCATCGTGGAGTGTCCGTCCTGTTCTCATGAAATGAACAGGACGAAAGAAGTCATCGATGTCTGGTTTGACAGTGGTTCGATGCCGTTTGCACAGTATCATTATCCATTTGAAAACAAAGAGTTATTTCATCAGCAATTTCCTGCAGATGTGATTGCCGAAGGGGTGGACCAGACGAGGGGCTGGTTCTACAGCTTGTTGACGGTTTCCTCCCTCTTCACAGGGAAAGCCCCATATAAGCGCGTATTGTCACTCGGACACATACTGGATGAAGACGGACGTAAAATGTCTAAAAGTAAAGGAAATGTCATCAATCCAATGGATCTCGTTGAGAAATTTGGGGCAGATGCTCTCAGATGGGCATTGCTTGCAGATAGTGCCCCGTGGAACAACAAACGCTTTTCAGAAAACGTCGTCGGCCAGGCTAAATCGAAGCTGGTCGACACGCTGAATAACGTTCATTCCTTTTACACCCTGTATGCAGTGATTGATGGTTTCGAACCTCATAAACACGAGGCTGGAACTCCTTCTCTACTCGATCAGTGGATGTTATCACGACTGAATTCGGTTATCAGAAACGTAACGGACCATTTAGATCAATATGACTTTACCGCAGGAGCAAGAGAATTATCCATCCTGGTTGATCAGGTGAGTAATTGGTATATCCGCAGATCACGTGAACGCTTTTGGAGCGAAGGGTTGAATGAAGATAAACTGGCTGCGTTTCATACATTGAATCGAGTATTAGTCAGTGTAAGCCGATTGCTGGCACCATTCACTCCGTTCATTGCAGAGGATATCCATATAAACTTGACCAATGAAAGCGTCCATCTGGCTGATTTTCCTAAAGTAAATCAGGAAGACATCAATCCAGCATTGGAAACGGAAATGGATCGCGTCTTACAAGTAGTCGAACTTGCCCGATCTGCCCGTAATACGACGAATATTAAAACAAAGCAGCCTCTATCCAGGCTTACGATAGTGGGAGCAAAAAATGATACAGAATTACTTAGGAAGTATGAATACATCATTCAAGATGAAATCAATGTAAAGAATGTACAATTGCAGGACCAGGCAGGAGATTCCGTGCAATATGAATTAAAGCTGAACTTCCCGACTGCAGGTCCGAAACTCGGTAAGCTCGTGGGCCTTGTGCAGAAACATTTACAATCGTTAGATCATGAAGAAGCAAGCAAGGTTGTAGAACAAGGCTATCTTGACTTTGAGTCTCCAACTGGAGAAAAGGTTTCAGTGGAGAAAGATGATCTCATCGTTCATCAAAAGACACATCAAGGGTTGGAAATGGTTTCAAACTCAACTTTCAGTGTTTTCCTGGATACGACCATCACAGAAGATCTGCGTAAAGAAGGGAAGGCCCGTGAGCTTGTTCGAGCCGTTCAGCAATATAGAAAAGAATTGAACCTGTCTGTAGAACAGCGTGTGCACCTTGTGCTGGATGTCAATGATTCAATGAAAGAGGTAGTGGAGAAATTTGAAGATTTACTGCAGGGCAGTCTCTTGATCAAGAGCATGACGTTTGAGAAATTAGAAAGCATGAAGACAGTCGAGATTGATGGTGACAGCATAGGGATATTTGTAGGAGTGTAA
- a CDS encoding Lrp/AsnC family transcriptional regulator has translation METIVSRVLDQMDLKLLDLLQKDGQLSNLELSKRVNLSAPAVHARIKRLEMEGYIKKQVAILNHEKLGFDLLCFVFMSTNEHRTEKLEAVEGTLESMEEVLECHCLTGEYDYLLKVACKDRKGLELFIRRLNEMGITKIQTSLALREIKDSTVLPIQG, from the coding sequence ATGGAGACGATTGTAAGCAGGGTTTTGGACCAAATGGATCTCAAGCTGTTGGATTTGCTTCAAAAGGATGGGCAACTCAGTAATCTGGAACTGTCGAAGCGGGTCAATTTATCAGCACCCGCCGTACACGCAAGGATCAAACGGTTGGAAATGGAAGGATATATCAAAAAGCAGGTAGCCATTCTCAACCATGAAAAACTGGGATTTGACTTGTTATGCTTCGTATTTATGAGCACGAATGAACATCGTACAGAAAAACTGGAAGCTGTTGAGGGGACATTGGAATCAATGGAAGAAGTCCTTGAATGTCATTGCTTGACCGGGGAATATGATTACCTCTTAAAAGTGGCATGCAAGGATCGCAAGGGATTGGAACTCTTTATCAGAAGGCTGAATGAAATGGGGATCACCAAGATTCAGACGAGCTTGGCGTTGAGGGAAATCAAGGATTCTACGGTGTTGCCGATACAGGGATAA
- a CDS encoding DMT family transporter, protein MKYYYLLLLTSLLWGGNFIVGKTLVEHASPGTLTILRWAIAIVCLFPIVWWKEKKLVPPIQSILPLFFMGLTGVALFQALQFMALEKTSATNVGLISTLNMFSIAGISFIFLKEKMNAFQLSSMFISLFGVLLVLSKGKVEMVYSLQFNEGDLYMLAAVVMWGIYSVCSKWAMKTVTPMMSILYSGLFGLLILLPFNLSTFLVTNVDASFVQSILYTGVISTVVCMVLWNIGVNNLGPSTSGLFLNFNPVFTALLAFVFLGEKMNGLQAVGSVIVIAGCVLFSLLKSKPDILIKETGIRVPSKMVSSESVKTS, encoded by the coding sequence GTGAAATATTATTATCTGTTGTTACTGACAAGTCTTCTCTGGGGAGGCAATTTCATCGTGGGGAAAACCCTTGTGGAACATGCATCCCCGGGAACGTTGACCATATTAAGGTGGGCAATCGCCATCGTCTGTCTGTTCCCGATTGTCTGGTGGAAAGAAAAGAAGCTGGTTCCACCCATTCAATCGATCCTGCCCTTATTTTTCATGGGCCTGACGGGGGTAGCCCTTTTTCAGGCACTGCAATTCATGGCTTTGGAAAAGACATCTGCCACCAATGTGGGCCTGATCTCTACGTTAAATATGTTCTCCATTGCCGGGATCTCTTTTATTTTTCTGAAGGAAAAGATGAACGCATTTCAACTGTCATCCATGTTCATCTCACTCTTTGGCGTGTTGCTCGTCCTGTCCAAAGGGAAAGTGGAGATGGTCTATTCCTTGCAATTTAATGAAGGGGATCTCTATATGCTGGCTGCGGTTGTGATGTGGGGAATCTATTCCGTTTGCAGTAAGTGGGCAATGAAGACCGTCACTCCCATGATGTCCATTTTATACTCAGGACTATTTGGCCTTCTCATCCTTCTTCCTTTTAACCTTTCTACTTTCCTGGTGACAAATGTTGATGCCTCTTTCGTGCAGTCCATCTTATATACCGGCGTGATTTCCACGGTTGTATGCATGGTCTTATGGAATATCGGGGTGAATAACCTGGGGCCGAGTACTTCAGGATTGTTCTTGAACTTCAACCCTGTGTTCACAGCCTTATTGGCCTTTGTTTTTCTCGGGGAAAAGATGAATGGGCTACAAGCTGTCGGCAGTGTCATTGTTATAGCAGGATGTGTATTGTTCTCTCTTCTCAAGTCCAAGCCTGACATTCTGATCAAAGAAACCGGGATCAGAGTCCCTTCAAAGATGGTATCAAGTGAATCTGTCAAGACTTCATAG
- a CDS encoding class I SAM-dependent methyltransferase encodes MKQNKYDDVNFFSEYKNMERSVKGLESAGEWHVLKELLPELRNKSVLDLGCGFGWHCRYAREQQAKSVIGVDISENMLQQAREMTNDPFISYIKMPIEDIDFSDSQFDVVISSLAFHYIESFAAICKKIYDSLQPGGSFIFSVEHPMFTSRKEQDWYCDDQGNRLHWPVDRYQLEGIRETTFLTENVVKYHRTFSTYVNDLLNAGFNIRKMKEPVPSNEMLETVPEMKDELRRPMFLIISAEK; translated from the coding sequence ATGAAGCAAAATAAGTATGATGATGTGAATTTTTTTTCTGAATATAAAAATATGGAACGTTCCGTTAAAGGTCTTGAAAGTGCGGGAGAATGGCACGTATTAAAAGAGCTTTTACCCGAACTCCGAAATAAGAGTGTACTTGATTTGGGATGCGGTTTTGGCTGGCATTGTCGCTATGCTCGGGAACAGCAAGCAAAATCTGTTATCGGAGTGGATATATCTGAAAACATGCTTCAGCAAGCCCGCGAAATGACCAATGATCCTTTCATTTCTTACATTAAGATGCCAATCGAAGACATTGATTTTTCTGATTCCCAATTTGATGTTGTGATCAGTTCATTGGCTTTTCACTATATTGAGTCCTTTGCAGCAATCTGTAAAAAGATCTATGATAGTTTACAGCCGGGAGGTTCTTTTATATTTTCAGTTGAACATCCAATGTTCACTTCCCGAAAGGAACAAGATTGGTATTGTGATGACCAAGGGAATCGTTTACATTGGCCGGTTGACCGTTACCAATTAGAAGGCATACGTGAAACAACGTTCCTGACCGAAAATGTTGTAAAATATCACCGGACATTTTCTACTTATGTCAATGACTTACTAAATGCAGGCTTTAATATAAGGAAAATGAAAGAACCAGTTCCCTCTAACGAAATGTTAGAAACTGTGCCTGAAATGAAAGATGAACTCCGCAGACCTATGTTCTTGATCATCTCAGCAGAAAAGTAA
- a CDS encoding zinc ribbon domain-containing protein, which produces MKEYKKCQSCAMPLKKMEDRGTEKNSERSSMYCKHCYQEGEFTQKDITVEEMKQFVKKKCIEMGLPMFMAGMYVKNLHKLYRWQ; this is translated from the coding sequence ATGAAAGAATATAAGAAATGTCAGAGTTGTGCCATGCCCTTAAAGAAAATGGAAGACCGCGGTACTGAGAAGAATTCAGAAAGAAGTTCGATGTACTGTAAGCATTGTTATCAAGAAGGGGAATTCACCCAAAAAGACATCACAGTAGAAGAAATGAAGCAATTTGTAAAGAAAAAGTGTATTGAAATGGGTTTACCGATGTTTATGGCAGGGATGTATGTAAAAAACCTTCATAAATTGTACAGGTGGCAATAG